A window from Bremerella sp. JC817 encodes these proteins:
- a CDS encoding SLC13 family permease, whose product MPADLAIVLGLLVTCIVLFILDWPRMDIVALGAMVAMPVLGIITPHEAFAGFSDPNVVLIAALFIIGEGITRTGIALQVGRWLARKAGNSEARLIVLLMLSVGLLGSVMSSTGIVAIFIPVVLNVTSRMKIHPGRLMMPLSIAGLISGMMTLVATPPNMIVDSALESEGAEGFGFFSFTPMGLSILIAGTLYMLVAKNWLANGTTVAGANNRRRTFASFIEEYRLEQRAFRLQVPYSSDLVGRTLGELDLRQRNGVNLIGIERMGRGQPRLLNPISQTEVRPGDILLVDLVTPENDLQKFVEELGLSVLPLEGSYFSQHSQNVGMAEVAVLPESAMVGKSLVDRKFRTEHGLSVIGLRRGGEAISGNVAEEKLRTGDILLVIGPWKQIDSLRSQKRDFLVLSLPVEMDDVAPAISQAPWALASVAVMIVLMVSGWVPNALAALIACFLLGASRCVDIETAYKSIRWQSIFLIVGMMPFAIALEKTHGIEMAVSFLMRVLDGAEVHVLIAVLFVLTTGFSLVISNTATAILMAPIAMSMAKQLDVSPYPFVMTVAIAASAAFMTPVASPVNTLVMGPGQYRFGDYMKIGLPFTLIVMGMCVVLIPWWYA is encoded by the coding sequence ATGCCGGCAGACTTGGCGATCGTACTTGGGTTGTTGGTGACCTGCATTGTCTTGTTCATCCTGGATTGGCCCCGGATGGATATCGTGGCCCTGGGGGCAATGGTAGCGATGCCTGTGCTGGGGATCATTACCCCGCACGAGGCGTTCGCAGGCTTCTCAGACCCGAACGTCGTCCTGATCGCCGCGTTATTCATCATCGGCGAAGGCATTACCCGGACTGGCATCGCCCTGCAAGTCGGACGCTGGCTGGCGAGAAAAGCGGGCAACAGCGAAGCCCGCCTGATCGTCTTGCTAATGCTCAGCGTGGGGCTGCTTGGTAGCGTGATGAGTTCCACCGGGATCGTGGCGATCTTCATCCCGGTCGTGCTGAACGTAACGTCGCGGATGAAGATTCACCCAGGCCGCCTGATGATGCCGCTGAGCATCGCCGGCCTGATCAGTGGCATGATGACGCTGGTTGCCACGCCGCCGAATATGATCGTCGATAGTGCCCTCGAATCGGAAGGTGCGGAAGGCTTCGGCTTCTTTTCATTCACGCCGATGGGGCTCTCGATTCTGATCGCCGGCACGCTGTATATGTTGGTGGCAAAAAACTGGCTCGCCAACGGAACAACGGTGGCCGGAGCGAACAATCGTCGGCGGACCTTCGCTTCGTTTATCGAAGAGTATCGTCTCGAACAGCGAGCCTTCCGCTTGCAGGTCCCCTACTCTTCCGACCTGGTGGGACGAACGCTGGGGGAACTTGATCTCCGCCAACGTAACGGCGTGAATCTGATTGGTATCGAGCGGATGGGACGTGGCCAGCCGCGACTGTTGAATCCAATTTCGCAAACGGAAGTTCGGCCCGGCGATATCTTGCTTGTCGACCTGGTCACCCCAGAAAACGACCTGCAGAAGTTCGTCGAAGAGCTAGGGCTATCGGTCTTGCCGTTGGAAGGATCGTACTTCAGCCAGCACTCGCAGAATGTTGGCATGGCGGAAGTGGCGGTCTTGCCGGAATCGGCGATGGTGGGCAAATCGCTGGTCGATCGAAAGTTCCGTACCGAGCATGGCTTGAGCGTGATTGGCCTCCGACGAGGCGGTGAAGCAATCAGTGGCAATGTGGCGGAAGAGAAACTGCGAACCGGCGACATCTTGCTGGTGATCGGGCCGTGGAAGCAGATCGATTCGTTGCGATCGCAAAAGCGAGACTTCCTGGTGTTGTCGTTGCCGGTGGAAATGGACGACGTAGCGCCCGCCATCAGTCAGGCTCCCTGGGCGTTGGCCAGTGTTGCAGTGATGATCGTGTTGATGGTCAGCGGCTGGGTGCCCAACGCGCTGGCGGCATTGATCGCTTGTTTTCTTTTAGGTGCGTCGCGCTGCGTCGATATCGAGACCGCTTACAAATCGATCCGTTGGCAAAGCATCTTTTTAATTGTTGGCATGATGCCCTTTGCTATTGCGCTCGAGAAGACGCATGGCATCGAAATGGCGGTTTCGTTTTTGATGCGAGTGCTCGACGGAGCCGAAGTACACGTACTGATCGCCGTGCTGTTTGTGTTGACGACTGGTTTCAGCCTGGTGATCTCGAACACGGCGACCGCGATCTTGATGGCCCCGATCGCAATGAGCATGGCGAAGCAGTTGGATGTTTCGCCTTACCCGTTCGTGATGACCGTGGCGATCGCGGCTTCGGCGGCGTTCATGACACCGGTCGCTTCGCCGGTGAACACCTTGGTGATGGGACCTGGGCAGTATCGCTTCGGCGACTACATGAAGATTGGGCTCCCGTTCACATTGATTGTGATGGGGATGTGCGTTGTGCTCATCCCTTGGTGGTACGCCTAG
- a CDS encoding YciI family protein encodes MRVMVIVKATKESETGVLPSTELLEAMGKFNEELVAAGVMLSGDGLKPSSAGARVTFSGDERIVTDGPFAETKELVAGYWVWKVDSMADAIAWVKKCPPPMEGESVIEIRPFYELEDFAEIDPTGELLENERKMREELEGK; translated from the coding sequence ATGCGAGTAATGGTTATCGTCAAAGCGACCAAGGAATCGGAAACCGGCGTTCTCCCTTCCACGGAATTACTGGAAGCGATGGGCAAGTTTAATGAAGAGTTGGTTGCCGCTGGCGTCATGCTTTCTGGCGATGGCCTGAAGCCAAGTTCGGCTGGTGCTCGCGTGACGTTCTCTGGCGACGAACGAATCGTCACCGATGGTCCTTTCGCGGAAACGAAAGAACTGGTCGCCGGTTATTGGGTCTGGAAGGTTGACTCGATGGCCGACGCGATTGCGTGGGTCAAGAAGTGCCCTCCTCCGATGGAAGGCGAATCGGTGATCGAGATCCGTCCGTTTTATGAATTGGAAGACTTCGCCGAAATCGATCCGACCGGCGAGTTGCTGGAAAACGAACGAAAGATGCGCGAAGAACTGGAAGGCAAGTAA
- a CDS encoding helix-turn-helix transcriptional regulator: protein MNRTYACNRDFLRQLRLRNGWTQSDLAKRAGYSERLISKAEAGSPIALETIVDLADAFSEEEEQQIYWEDLACDPVALAQRFIHAVYTYQKDTVSHIRDFLAEDCVFRVAGNPEEIPFAGEHVGIDATDRMFQIFFSILEVPKGHDHTKHFQYFCQGPNAIIWGDSWIHPIGRPMETPIRVSHLLMFKRGKLMLLDDCYDTAAGAAILRDSSAPKPE from the coding sequence ATGAATCGCACATATGCATGTAATCGCGACTTCCTGCGACAGCTACGCCTCCGCAACGGTTGGACCCAATCCGATCTGGCGAAGCGAGCAGGCTACAGCGAGCGTCTGATCAGCAAGGCAGAGGCAGGTTCACCGATCGCTCTTGAGACGATCGTCGACCTGGCGGATGCCTTCAGTGAAGAAGAAGAGCAGCAGATTTATTGGGAAGATCTGGCATGCGACCCAGTAGCCCTGGCACAGCGATTTATCCACGCGGTGTACACCTACCAGAAAGACACTGTCAGTCACATTCGTGACTTCCTCGCTGAGGACTGCGTATTTCGAGTGGCAGGCAATCCGGAAGAGATCCCATTCGCGGGTGAACATGTGGGAATCGACGCGACGGACCGCATGTTTCAGATCTTCTTCTCGATTCTGGAAGTCCCGAAAGGGCACGACCATACCAAACACTTCCAGTACTTTTGCCAGGGTCCCAATGCGATCATCTGGGGCGACTCGTGGATTCATCCGATCGGTCGTCCAATGGAGACGCCCATCCGGGTATCGCACCTGCTGATGTTCAAGCGAGGCAAGCTGATGCTTCTGGACGACTGTTACGACACGGCGGCCGGAGCTGCCATTTTGCGTGACAGCTCCGCTCCGAAACCTGAGTAA
- a CDS encoding arylsulfatase: MRWLRFVRHAVVAIAVVTLSTGVFALQASAEDATRPNIVLIWGDDIGQSNVSAYSMGLMGYKTPNIDRIAKEGMIFTDYYAEQSCTAGRASLITGQHGLRTGMTKVGLPGATLGLQKEDPTIATLLKHYGYATAQIGKNHLGDRNEFLPTVHGFDEFYGNLYHLNAEEEPEHPDYPKDPAFRAKFGPRGVLDCKATDVDDPTVDPRFGRVGKQTIKDTGPLTRKRMETIDDDIAARSAEYIKRLAAEGKPFFLWTNFTHMHFRTHTKPESVGQAGEWQSNYHDTMIDHDKNVGTILQAIEDAGIADNTFVMYSTDNGPHMNSWPDAAMTPFRNEKNSNWEGAYRVPCMVRWPGKIKPGSVSNEIIGHHDWFPTLLAMAGAPDVKEKLMEGAKYGDMTYKVHLDGYNLVPYLTGETEESPRKSFIYCNDDQQVTGVRYDNWKLVFMEQRALGTFKVWSEPFVTLRVPKIFNLRIDPYERADITSNTYYDWVLERSFLLVPAQDYVGKFLATFEEFPQRQKAASFNLDEVMEKLQMSVGSK; encoded by the coding sequence ATGAGATGGTTACGATTCGTCCGGCATGCCGTTGTGGCGATTGCCGTAGTCACACTTTCCACCGGCGTTTTTGCCCTGCAAGCATCTGCGGAAGACGCCACACGCCCCAACATCGTTTTGATTTGGGGCGATGATATAGGGCAGTCAAATGTCAGTGCCTATTCGATGGGCCTGATGGGCTACAAGACGCCCAACATCGATCGGATCGCTAAAGAAGGCATGATCTTCACCGACTACTATGCTGAGCAAAGCTGCACGGCTGGTAGGGCTTCGTTAATCACCGGTCAGCATGGCTTGCGCACTGGGATGACCAAAGTCGGTCTGCCAGGGGCAACGTTGGGCCTGCAGAAAGAAGACCCCACGATCGCGACGCTGCTAAAGCACTATGGCTATGCGACCGCGCAGATCGGCAAGAATCACCTGGGAGATCGCAACGAGTTCCTGCCGACGGTGCATGGGTTCGACGAGTTCTACGGCAACTTGTACCACTTGAACGCTGAAGAAGAGCCAGAGCATCCTGACTATCCCAAAGACCCTGCGTTCCGTGCGAAGTTTGGTCCGCGTGGTGTTCTCGACTGCAAGGCGACCGACGTCGACGATCCAACGGTCGATCCACGATTTGGCCGGGTTGGCAAGCAAACAATCAAAGACACCGGTCCGCTGACGCGCAAGCGAATGGAAACGATCGACGACGACATTGCGGCTCGTTCGGCCGAATACATTAAGCGTCTAGCTGCCGAAGGCAAGCCGTTCTTCCTATGGACCAACTTCACGCATATGCACTTCCGGACTCACACCAAGCCAGAAAGTGTCGGTCAGGCCGGCGAATGGCAAAGCAATTACCACGACACAATGATCGACCACGATAAGAACGTGGGGACGATTCTTCAGGCTATCGAAGACGCCGGCATCGCCGACAACACGTTCGTGATGTACAGCACCGACAATGGGCCGCACATGAACAGCTGGCCCGATGCCGCGATGACGCCGTTCCGCAACGAGAAGAACTCGAACTGGGAAGGGGCTTACCGCGTGCCTTGCATGGTCCGCTGGCCCGGCAAGATCAAGCCAGGCTCGGTCTCAAACGAGATCATCGGTCACCACGACTGGTTCCCAACGCTGCTGGCCATGGCCGGAGCGCCAGACGTGAAAGAGAAGCTGATGGAAGGGGCCAAGTATGGCGACATGACCTACAAAGTGCACCTCGATGGCTACAACCTCGTTCCCTATCTCACCGGTGAAACCGAAGAGAGTCCACGTAAGTCGTTCATCTATTGCAACGATGACCAACAGGTAACCGGCGTCCGGTACGACAATTGGAAGCTGGTCTTCATGGAACAACGTGCACTAGGGACGTTCAAGGTGTGGTCGGAACCTTTTGTCACGCTGCGAGTGCCGAAGATCTTCAACCTGCGAATCGACCCCTATGAACGTGCCGACATCACGTCGAACACCTACTACGACTGGGTCCTGGAACGCTCGTTCCTGCTCGTTCCGGCGCAAGACTATGTGGGTAAGTTCCTGGCAACGTTCGAGGAATTCCCGCAGCGTCAGAAAGCCGCCAGCTTCAACCTCGACGAGGTGATGGAGAAGCTGCAAATGAGTGTCGGCAGCAAGTAA
- a CDS encoding VOC family protein, producing MPKPFKPEGYNSLSAYLLVPSAAQTIAFLKEVLDAEVLRQFDGPDGRVMHAEVRIDDTVLMLAEGNEQWPPMPANIHIYVPDAIETYRKAIEAGAEAIMEPVQRSEDDDLRGGVRDSGGTMWWFANQV from the coding sequence ATGCCCAAACCATTCAAGCCAGAAGGTTATAACTCGCTGTCCGCATATCTGCTGGTGCCCAGTGCCGCGCAGACGATCGCCTTCCTGAAAGAAGTGCTCGATGCAGAAGTGCTGCGGCAATTCGATGGCCCGGACGGCCGCGTGATGCATGCGGAAGTTCGCATCGACGATACCGTCTTGATGCTGGCCGAAGGGAACGAACAATGGCCACCGATGCCAGCCAACATTCATATTTATGTTCCTGATGCGATCGAGACCTATCGCAAGGCGATCGAAGCTGGGGCAGAAGCGATCATGGAACCAGTTCAGCGCAGTGAAGATGACGATCTGCGTGGGGGAGTGCGAGATTCCGGCGGAACAATGTGGTGGTTTGCCAACCAGGTTTAA